The Buchnera aphidicola (Formosaphis micheliae) nucleotide sequence AAAACTTTTTTTTTCCTCCTGAATAAATCGAAAAGGACATTTTTTTCCCATTAAACGAATAATTGTATCATGATATGATTGACCAGCTTTGGACGTTTTATTTAAAATAATTGATTCCCCTTGATTAGAAGCTCTTAATATAGCAGTATCTTCTGGAATAACTCCTATTAAAGTAATTTGTAAAATTTCTAATACATCATTTACACTTAACATATCTCCTAAGTGTACTTTGATCGGATCATATCTAGTTAATAAAAGATATTCTTTAACTGGTTTTTCATTATTTTCAGATCTCCTTGATTTAGAAGAAATCATTCCTATGATTCTATCAGAGTCACGTACTGAAGAAATTTCAGGATTAACAACAACAATCGCTTCATCTGCAAAATATATAGGCAACATAGCTCCTTTTTCTATACCTGCAGGAGAATCACAAACAATAATGTCAAAATTCATATCAGACAAAGTATTAAATACTTTTTCTACACCATCTTTAGTTAGAGCATCCTTATCTCGTGTTTGAGAGGCAGGTAAAATAAATAAATTATCAGTTTTTTTATCTTTAATTAAAGCTTGATTTAAACTCACATCACCGTTAATAACATTAATAAAATCATATACTACCCTTCTTTCACAGCCCATAATTAAATCTAAATTACGTAAACCTATATCAAAATCAATTACTATAGTTTTTTTTCCATTTTGTGCTAATCCAGTAGCTAAAGCAGCACTGGAAGTTGTTTTTCCAACACCTCCTTTTCCCGATGTAATAGTAATAATACGTGTCATCTCTTCACCTACAATAATCTATTTAAATTTACGAATATTTAATTTATTATTTTTAAAAAAAATTTGAGCTCCTTTTCCTATATAATCTACTGGAATCTGATCTATTAACCAATACACGCCAGCAATAGATACTAATTCAGAAAACAATTTTGTACAAAAAATATGACAGGTGATGTCTCCATTAGCACCTGCTAATACTCTACCACGCAATATTCCATAAATATAAATGTTACCATCTGCTACTAATTCTGCACCTGAACTAACATTATTCATTACAACTACATTTGAGTTTTTAATATAAACAAATTGTCCTGAACGAATAGGTGTATTAATTACATGTGTACCTATACAATTTACATTAACAATTTTTGATTTTTTTTCTTGCAAAAAAATATTTTTTTTAAATTTACTATCACCTATAGATAAAATAGGTAAACCTGATTCTAATATTTTATTTTTTAATCTACCTTCTTTACAACAAATTACACCAACAATATGTAATCTAAATGATAAAAT carries:
- the minD gene encoding septum site-determining protein MinD: MTRIITITSGKGGVGKTTSSAALATGLAQNGKKTIVIDFDIGLRNLDLIMGCERRVVYDFINVINGDVSLNQALIKDKKTDNLFILPASQTRDKDALTKDGVEKVFNTLSDMNFDIIVCDSPAGIEKGAMLPIYFADEAIVVVNPEISSVRDSDRIIGMISSKSRRSENNEKPVKEYLLLTRYDPIKVHLGDMLSVNDVLEILQITLIGVIPEDTAILRASNQGESIILNKTSKAGQSYHDTIIRLMGKKCPFRFIQEEKKSFFRRLFRR
- the minC gene encoding septum site-determining protein MinC, whose protein sequence is MVQRTIKFIGSVFTLSVLYILDCNIEKIKKDLNETISQSPMFFKNIPIVVNVSNLSDQVNWADIKKIILSFRLHIVGVICCKEGRLKNKILESGLPILSIGDSKFKKNIFLQEKKSKIVNVNCIGTHVINTPIRSGQFVYIKNSNVVVMNNVSSGAELVADGNIYIYGILRGRVLAGANGDITCHIFCTKLFSELVSIAGVYWLIDQIPVDYIGKGAQIFFKNNKLNIRKFK